A window of Phycisphaeraceae bacterium genomic DNA:
ACCATCCGGTTTCGGCTGGTGGTGCTCTGTCTGGTTATCGGCCTGCTCGGCACGAGCATGGTGGGTTATCTGAGCGTGAGCAAGAGCCGTGCGGCCCTGCTCGCGGCGAGCCAGGACAAGCTGGAGACGATCCGGCAGCTGGAGACCAAGAGCGTCACGAGCTACTTCGAGACCATCCGGGATCAGATGATCACCTTCTCGTCGAACGAGATGATCGAGGAAGCCGTCGTCAGTTTTTCAGAGGCGTTCTCGAAAGTCGCGAATGAGACGGGACAACCGGGTGGCGTTGGTAGCCCTGCTTACCAGGCGATCTCGGTCTATTTCGACAACGAGTTCCGGCCACGACTCGAGCAGGCTGGCGTGAAGTATCGGGGCGCTTCGGCATATGTGCCCGCGAGCCCCAATGCTGTGATGCTGCAGGCGATGTATCTGACGAACAATCCGAATCCTGTCGGGAGCAAGCACGGGCTGAATCGTGCACCGGAGCAGACGACCTACAATCAGGTGCACGAGCACTATCACCCAACGGTTCGGAAATATCTCGAATCCTTTGGTTACTACGACATTTTTCTGTTCGACCTGGAGGGGAATCTGGTGTATTCGGTCTTCAAGGAGACAGACTACGCAACCAATTTTCTTAATGGACCGTATAAGGACACGAACTTCGCCAAGGTCTACCGCCAGGCGCTGACGTTAGATGATCCGGATGCGTATGCGTTCGTGGACTTTGCTCCTTACAAGCCGAGCTATGGTGCCCCAGCGAGTTTTATCGCGAGCCCGATCTTCAAGGACGGGCAGAGGGTTGGCGTAGCTGTCTTCCAGATGCCGGTTGAGCGGATCAACTCGATCACTGCATCGGCGGCTGGCCTGGGCGAGACGGGTAAGTCTTATCTCGTCGGCGCGGACGGACTGCTGAGGACGCAGGATCGTCTGGTGGAAGAGAACACGATTCTTGTCGCAAAGGCATCGTGGTCGTTCCTCAGCAGCGCGATCAGCGGGACAATCGCTGCGGCGGTTGAAGAAGACGCTGAGGGCGTCACCAAGTTGATCAGTTATGGGCCCGTTGAGGTGCTCAGCGAGACATGGGTATTGGTGACCGAGATTGAACTCGACGAGGCGCTTGGGCCCGCAAAATCGCTTCAGACCGGGATTCTTCTGACCTCAGCGGGGATCGTCGTGGTGGTGGTGATCGCCGCCTTGGCGTTCGCGTTCCTGATGACGCGGCCGATCAAGCAGCTTGTGGCTCGGCTGCGTGATATCGCTGAGGGTGAGGGAGACCTGACGGTTCGTGTGGATGAATCGGGTGTCGATGAGCTGGCTGAGTTAGGCAAGTGGTTCAACAAGCTGTTTGGTCGGATTCATGGTGTGATCAGTGAGATCGCCGGTGCAAGCCAGGAGGTGGCGTCGTCGGCGACGCAGATCGCTGCGTCGAGTGAAGAGCTGGCGACGGGTTTCAAGAACCAGAACAACCAGGCTACTCAGATCAGTGCGGCAGCGGAGGAGATGTCGGCGTCGATTGACGAGGTGGCTCGCAAGGCGAACGATGCGAGCACCTCATCGAGTGAGGCGGGCAAAGTCGCTGAGAGTGGAGGGACGGTCGTCAATGAGATGGTGCAGGCAATGCGTGAGATCAGCGAGGTCGTTGCCGCGGGGTCGCAGCGTGTCGAGGCATTGGGCCAGCGAGGCCAGCAGATCGGCGAGGTGATCGCGGTGATTAATGACATCGCCGATCAGACCAACCTGCTGGCCCTGAATGCGGCGATCGAGGCGGCACGAGCCGGCGAGCACGGTCGAGGCTTCGCGGTGGTCGCGGACGAGGTGCGGAAACTGGCGGACCGGACCACGAAGGCGACCGAGGAGATCGCGGATTCGATCCGCGCGATCCAGAGCGAGACTCAGGAAGCCGTTCGTGGCATGAACGTCGGTAATGAGCGCGTCGGTCGGGGTGTTGATCAGGCGGAGCAGGCGGGCGACAGCCTCCGGCAGATCGTGGGCAACACATTGCAGGTTGGCACGATGATCCAGTCGATCGCGGCGTCGAGTCGTGAGCAGTCGATCGCCAGTCAGGAGGTCTCGAAGAACGTCGAGCAGATCACGGTGATCGGTCAGGAGTCGTCGGAGGCGGCACAGAGTGCCGCTGAGGTGGCGAGTGTGCTGTCTGGGCGTGCCGAGCAGCTTCAGAAGCTGGTGCGTCAGTTCAAGCTATAGGGTCGAAAAGGGACGAAGGAAGATCCAAGCCCATGCCTATTGCATGGGCTTTTTCTTTGGGCGCTGTGGCTGCTTAACCCGCTGCGGCCAGGGCGGTAACCATCTCGGGGATGGCGGTTCGAAGGGCCGTGGCGGCGGCCTCCTGCGGGGTGCCATCCCACGGGCCGTGCCCGTGACCATCGCGGAGGCGATCAAAGGTCTTGAGGATCTGCTGGATGCGAGCTGGCTCGGGGGCAGCGGTCTGCCAGATTCGGATGCTCGGGTGAGGCGTGGGGGTCATGGCCTCGGAGCGGTATGCGAGTTCTTCGAACAGTTTTTCGCCGGGCCGCGGGCCGGTGATCCTGACTTCGAGGTCCACATCGGGTTCGATCCCCTGCTGTCGGAGGTAGCGGTGGGCCAGGTCGAGGATGCGGATCGGCTGGCCCATATCGAGGAGGAAGACCTCTCCGCCACGGGCGTAGCCAGCGGCCTGGAGGACCAGACCGGCGGCTTCGGGGATGGTCATGAAATAACGGGTCATGTCCTGATGGGTCACGGTGAGCGGCCCGCCCTGGGCAAGCTGCTCGGACCAGATGGGGAGGACGGAGCAGGCCGAACCGAGCACGTTGCCGAAACGGACCATGGCGAGCGTGGTCTTGCTCTGGCGGGCGCGGTGCTGGATGTAGAGCTCAGCGAGTCGCTTGGAGGCACCCATGATCGAGGATGGGTTGACGGCTTTGTCGGTCGAGATCATGACGAGTTGTTTGACGCCTGATTCGATGGCTGCGTCAACCACCCAGCGTGTGCCGTAGAAGTTGTTTTCCAGCGCCGCGGTGGGATGGTCTTCCATGAGCGGGACGTGCTTGTGAGCGGCGGCGTGAAGGACGATCTCGGGGCGAAGGCGGTCAAAGAGTTCCTGGTTGGCGCGCTTTTGGGTGACGTCGTGGATCTGCGCCCTGCGGTTGAGTTCGGGGTGGGTGCGGGCGAGCTCACCGTCGATCTGAAAGAGTCCGTTCTCAGAGCGGTCGGCGAGGATCAGCAGTGCAGGGCGAAAACACGCGGCGATGCGGGCCAGCTCGGAGCCGATCGAGCCTGCGGCTCCGGTGATCAGCACGGTCCGACCGGTGATCGTCTCTGTGAGACCTGCTTCGTCGAGCGGTGTGGGGCTGCGGCCGATGAGTGCTTCGAGATCAATCCGGGGCGAGTTTGACGTGCCGGCCTGGCTGATGATGCCAGCGAGTTGATCGCTCATGGTGGACAGGTAGCGCCAGGTCAAGCCGAGTTGAGTGGCCTCAGCGATGAGGGTGTTGATCGCGGGTTTCATCGCTTGGGGCAGGCAGATGAGCAGACCATCGGGGTCGTGCTTACGCGTGGCGGAGGCGAGGTCGGCCAGCTCGCCAAGGATCGGCACGCTGAGGTCGCGGTGGAGGGCTTTGGGGGAGTCGGCGCGAGTCAGGAGCACGCCGAGGATGGTGGGTGATGCGTCTGGTTCCGATAATCGGAGCGCAGCGAGACTTTGTGCCACCGCCAGGCTTGAGCCAGCCAGGAGCCATCGGCGGGTCTTCATAGGGCTTTGAGGATGCTGGGGTTGGGTCACCGGGGACTTATCGGCACGTTTCGGGCGAACCCTGCACCCGGGGCATGGGGCGTTAAGCAGGTATGCCTGAGGCGTCGATAAGTCCCATGTCGAGATTCGATCCTTTCCACCAGGAGGTCTGCCCGTGTCAGAGCCCAACCAGCAGGAAACTCGCCGGGAACCGCGGTTCTCGATCCCTCCGATGTACACGCTGCTGCGAGCGCGTGAGCGGGGTCACAAGCGGTATCGCTGGACGGGTCATATTTATGACATCAGCCTCTCGGGTATGCGGTTTGAGTTGGATAGTCCGCTGCCGAATGGGCAGAAGGTGGAGATCCGGGGGATGCTTCCGGGCGAGCACCACACGACCTTCCGCGCGACAGGGCACGTCGTTCGGCAGCATGGGGCTGAGGACAACGATCCGGGCCCGTCTCGGATGGCGCTGAGCTTTGAGACATTCGAGAGTCAGATCGACCGGCGGCGGTTGTCTGAGTATCTCGAGCGGGTGGCTGGCTCAAGGGGCCTCAAGGTGGCGGCGTAAGGATTCGGTGAGCGAAAGATATACAGCGACCTGATCCGACAACGATCATCGATAGCGTTATGCTCTGGTCTGTAGGCCGCTTGTTTCTGATCTCTCTGATTGCACACACGACGCCATGGTTTTACTCCCGCCAAGCCACTTCACCGATGTGGAAGGGATGTTCCCCGAAGACGGTCCGAATGCGGCGATGCTGCACGCAACTCTTGAGGGTCGTGTGCCGGGCCGGGTGCTGGTGGATGATGCGCAGCGACCTTCGTGTGCGCTGGTGCAGGCCGACTACTACGGTTTTACTTTTCCCAGTCGTCCCATGCCACCCAGTTTTCTGAAAGAGGGCATCGAGCGTCTGCTGGAGGATGGCCCGGTGCTGCTGGTCTGGCCGAGTGAGAGTGATGTACCAGCCGCGTCTGTGGACCCACCGGTCGCGGGGCTGACGCTTGAACGCGTGATGCTACGCGGTTTTGATGTGTCTTCGATGCCGCTGCACGGGGTTCAAGTGCCAGAGGGCTGCATGCTGTCGCCTATGGACTCGGGTCTGGTGCCACGCTGTGTTTGGCATGACCAGCTAATGCGCGCGATGGGCTCGATTGACCGGTTTTTGACATATGGACTCGGCGTCTGCCTGCTTCGTGACGACACGATTCTTAGTGAGGCCTACATGTGTTTCTGGGGCTCGGGCGTGGCGGAGATCGGCGTTGTCACCCACCCCGACCACCGTCGGCAGGGTTTTGGTGTGCTGACCGCCCGTCATCTGATTGAGTTGTGTGAAGAACGTGGTTTAGATGTCTATACAACTTGTTACGCGGCGAATGAGCCGCTGCGCCGGGTTGCGGTTCAGGTCGGGCTTACCGAGGAAGTTCCCTACCTTCTCCACGTTTACGGCGCGGCCTCTGCGGAAGATTTCGAGACCATCATCGCATCAGAAAAAAGTCAGTCCCCAGACCGGGCATGAGCGTAGACCTGATGGGTCGTACGCCGTTATGATGCTCGCAAGAGGATGGGGACATGATGCAATCACTCAAGGGACAGCTTCTCGTTGCCGTCACGGATCTTCGTGATCCGAACTTTGCGCGCACGATCACGCTGATCGTCGAACACAATGACGAGGGCGCACTGGGACTGACACTCAATCGTCCGACGGACACGACGTTCCAGGAAGTCTGGGATGAGATCAGTGGGACGCCGAGTGTGATCGACGACGTGATCTACCGTGGCGGGCCGTGCGAAGGCCCGTTGATGGTGCTGCACACCGACCCGCGGCAGGCGGATCAGACCGTGATGGATGGCATCTACTTCACGACCGAAGAGGAAGAGGTGATGAGCATCGTTGCTGAGCCTGCGGGGCGTTGCCGCTTTTTTGTCGGTTACGCGGGGTGGAGCGCATCGCAGCTCGAACGCGAACTCGAGGCAGGGTCCTGGCTTTACGCGCCCGCGACAGCCGACCATATTTTTTTAGAGGATGAGCGGCACTGGTTGCGGCTGCATCACCAGATCAGCCTCTCACGCAGCGGGGTCACGCGCATCCCTGTGGCACACCTGCCAGCGGACCCGTCAGTCAACTGAAGCTAATCGTTCTTTGTGAGTCGGTAGAAGCGTCGGGCGTTGTCATCGACCTGCTGCACGAACGCCTCGAAGCTCATCTTCCGACGCTTGGCGAGGAACCTGGCGACGTGAGTCACATACCGTGGCTCATTGGGCCTGACCTTGCGGTGCGGCTCGGGTGTGAGATAGGGGCTGTCGGTTTCGACGAGGAGTCGGTCGATCGGCACCCGGTCAGAAGCCTCGGCAAGGGCCGCAGCGGACCGGAAGGTCACGATACCGGTGAAGCCGACGTAGACACCCAGGTCCAGGACCTTGTTGAGTTCATCTACGGTCCCGGTGAAGCAGTGGAAGACGAAGCGGCGAGGATCGAGCCCGCTCTCGCGGACCATCGCGATCGTGCGATCGGTCGCTTCTCGGTTGTGGATCACAATGGGTAACTTGTCGAGCCCTGATTCGGCAGCGAGTCCCAGTTGGAGCGCGAAGGCACGCTCCTGCGTGGTCAGCGGCGGGTCATCGTAGTGGCAGTCGAGTCCCATCTCGCCAAGGGAAACGACGCCTTGACGATGGGCAAGTCGGCGAAACTCATCGAGGAATGCCTGTTCGTCGCCCACCTGTGCAGCGTGGTGTGGGTGGACGCCGACGGTCGCATGAACGTGCGCGTGATGCTCTGCAACCTGTAGAGCCGAAGCGCTGTCAGTGAGGGTGGTGCCGATGCTGATCATCGTGTCGACGCCGTCCTGCTGAGCGCCAGCGAGCACCTCATCGAGGCGCTCGGCGAGCCCATCGTAGGTCAGGTGGCAATGGGTATCGATCACGCGCGAGTCTCCATGGGCAGGATCAAGCGGTGTTTTTCGGGTGCCTGACACTCGGAGCCCGAGCAGGCTTGATGACTCAGGACGATAACGGGTTCATCGGCGGATGCCGGACCTTGTAGGCGCAGAGGAACTCGGACAACGCCCTCATAAACAGATAAGGGCTCGGATGAGAGACGGTTGTCCTGCGGCGTCGGCGTGGGCCAATCCGCCATCAGATGCCATGACGAGTGGGCTTCGCTGAGTCGAACGGTGATGGGCTGAAGTTCGTTGGCTTCACCTCCTGGCGCATAGACGTGAAAACCCTCCTCAATCTCGACGATCAACACGGCATCGATACGGCCATGCTGCTGGTCGCGCTCAACACTTTCGAGTCTTGCAGTGACCGGGCCCTGACGATGAGCCTTGCGTGGAGCAGGGCGTGTCACGTTCGGCTCGTGAGCCAGGAAGCGATGGAGGGCGTGCTGCAGATGCACCATACCAATGCCCATTTGGTCGAGGGATTCGGCGTTTGCGCTGATGAGCGATCGTGCCGCATCGAGATGATTTTGGTCCTGTGTCAGCTCGTAGAGATCGATCAGGTTGTGGGCCATTTGGGCGTTGCCGGTGGGGAGTGCGCCGTCGTATCGGCTGCAGGTGCGGACAAACAGTTCGTTATGGCCCTCTGAGGTATCGAAGTACCCCCCTGCTGGTGCGGCAAAGTGACGGTTGACCCGATCCAGCAGTCGGAGGGCATGGGACAGGGTGTCATGCGATGGGTCGGCCCGCAGGAGTTCGATGAGCCCGCTGATCATGAAGGCGTAATCATCGAGGAAGGCAGGGATCTGCTTTTGGCCGGAGCGCATGGTTCGATAGAGCCCGCCATCATCTCGGGTCATGTGCTGAAGGATCGCTTCCGAAGCCACCTTGGCCATCTCGGTCAGGCTTGGGTCATTCAGGATGCGGCCGCTGCGGGCCAGACCGGCAATAGCCAGGCCGTTCCAGCAGACGAGCACCTTGTCATCAGTGCCGGGTTGCTTCCGTTGATCCCGGGTCTGTCGCATCGTCTCGCGGACTTGCTGGCGAAGCGTCAGGAATGACTCAAGCGAGAGGTCTTCACGCCGGGCGATCTCAGCGAACGGTTGAGGCATAAAGAGCACATTGGCGGGAGGGTCATCGTCGTGATGCGGGTCCTGGAAGTTGACGCCAAGGTCGAGGCCGAGCAATCGTTCAGCGAAACCGCGAAGCTCGGGGTCTGTGAATACGCCATCGAGCTCTTCAAGTCGCCAGAGGTAGTTGCCGCCTTCACGCGCATCAACCTCTGCGTCCTGAGCCGACCAGAAAGCGCCCGATTTGTCGAGCATCTCGCGCTTGAGGTACGCGGCCGTCTCGCGGATCACCAGCGTGTAGAGCCCGGCATTGGGGTGATCGGGTTCGGCTTCGAGGGCTGCTGCGTAGAGCCAGAGCAACTGGCCGTTGTCGTAGAGCATCTTCTCGAAGTGCGGGACCAGCCAACGCTCATCGACAGCGTAGCGGTGGAATCCGCCGCCGATCTGGTCGTAGATCCCGCCTCGGGCCATACGATCGAGCGTCTGATGCAGGTGTTCGCGTAGCCTGTCATCCTGCCGAGAGATAGCGAGTTGAAAGCCGAGCAAAGAGGCCTGAGGGAACTTAGGCGACCCGCCTGTCCCCCCATGCTGGTGATCGAGCATCCGCCGGAGCTGATCGGCGGAGGCTTCGAGACTCGCCAAGCCCATCTCTCCGGACTCATCACGTTGTTCGAGTTGTTGGGTGACCATGGCAGCGAGTTGGTCGGCTTGCTCAAGAACTTCATCCCTGCGCGAAGCCCAGGCGTTTGAGAGGCCATCGATAACCTGGGGGAAGCCGGGCATGCCATGTGCTGGACCAGGAGGGATGTAGGTTGCGCACCAGAACGGTCGCAGGCCACGATCATCACGGCCCTTGGCACCGGGCGGAGTGAGGAAAACACTCATCGGCCATCCGCCACGACGGGTCATCGCCTGCACAGCGGCCATGTAGACATCATCGACATCCGGGCGCTCCTCGCGGTCCACCTTGATGTTGATGAAGTGCCGGTTCATCAGCTCGGCCATGGCGGGTTTCTCGAAGACCTCGCGTTCCATGACGTGGCACCAGTAGCAGGTCGAGTAGCCGATCGACAGGAAGATCGGCCGCTCCTCGGCGCGGGAACGCTCGAAGGCTTCGGGCCCCCATGGGTACCAGTCCACCGGGTTGTGGGCGTGCTGGAGCAGGTAGGGGCTGGTCTCGCGGGCCAGTCGATTCGATGGGAACTGTTTCATTGAAACTCACTGGAATAGCAAACAGATTGTCTTGTCACAGAGCCATCCTAGAGCGAGGGTTACTCACGGACAGGGGCGGGCCGAAAAACACGATCCCAGAGAACCCCTCCAAGCAGTCCGCCGACGACCGGAGCCAGAAGATAGATCCAGAAGCCGCCGCGGGGACCGGGTAACGCTGTGGGTCCCCAGCCAGCGAAGTATGCGAAGACACGGGGGCCGAAATCGCGCGCAGGATTGAGTCCGGCTTGGGTCAGCGGTGCGATCAGGCAGATGATCGCGGCGAGGGCGAGGGCGATGGCCACAGGCACTCCTGCAGGACCCGGGGCCATCTTGTTTCTAGGATCGGTCAGCGTAAAGATCATCCCGACCAACAGGGCAGTACCCAGCATCTCCGCGAGAAAAGCGCCCCCTGTGCTCAGCTCATCCCATCGCTCGGTCCATGCCGGGTCACCGACTGGATTAGGGAAATATTCGCCGTAGAGCATGGCCGTCGCGGCCCCGCCAGCGGACTGCATGTCGATCGCGTGCTCTGCGTGATAGGCCTGAATCATGCCGCTGAACATGACATGAAGCAGAGCCGCCGCGACGAACGCCCCGGTCGTCTGAGCCACGATGTATGGGACCACGCGGCGCATCTGGAAATCGCGGAGTGATGCGAAAGCCAGCGTCACAGCGGGATTGAGGTGCGCGCCGGACATCGAAGCGCTGGCGTATATCGCAAGGCTAACGGCCAGGCCCCAGACGGCGGCGACCTGCCCGATCCCAACCAAGTCGCCGGTCAGGACCGCAACATGGACCGATCCCACACCGAAGAAAACGAGCAGGAACGTGCCGAGTAGCTCGCCCAACAGCGCACCACGTAGTGGTAAGGTTTTCTGAGTCATGCGGGAAGATTACCGTTGTGGCGATTGTTAGTTGGGCATGAGCACCGATCTCTCTATCATTCGCCCCATGACTCCTGATGCCTGGCGACAAAAAAATCCTGAGTTCCCGTGGCTTGACAGCGAAGATCTGGGGTTTCTCCAGCGGATTCTCGCCCGCCTCGACGTGATCGATTCTGATACCCCCGTCACCGCTGCTGAAAAGGCTGGCGAGGGCAACATGAATCTGACGCTACGGGTCACAACACCGAGCGACAGCGTGATCGTGAAACAGTCCCGCCCGTGGGTTGAGAAATATCCCCAGATCGAGGCACCTTGGGACCGTGCCATTTCAGAAAAACGCTTCTATCAGGCCGTGTCGAGGATTAAGGGTGTAGAAGAGCGGATGCCGGAGCTCCTGGCCTTTGACGATGACGCTCGCATCCTTGTCCTTGAGGATCTCGGGCCTGCGGCGGACTTCACGGACGTCTATCAGGGCATCCCGCTTGGTGACGATGAGCTCCGCGATCTGGGCACCTTTGCTGCAGCGCTACACACCGTCGAGCATCGGGCCACTGACGATCACCTCGCCAACCGAGCGATGCGAAAGCTCAATCACCAGCACATCTTCGTGATCCCGCTTCAGCCCGGTGGGGTCGCTGGGATGGGACTCGACCTCGATGACCTTGAGCCCGGCCTGGCCGATGCAGCCAGCCTCACTCAGACCGATGGCCGGTTCGTCGAAATCGCCCTGGAGACCGGCGACCGATACCTCAGTGACGGTACACGGCTGGTCCATGGCGACTACTTCCCGGGCAGCTTCCTCCGCACCGAAACGCGTGGCGTGTTCGTGATCGACCCCGAGTTTGGCTACCTCGGCGACCCCTCCTTCGACCTGGGCGTCTTCATCGCGCACCTGGCACTGGCTCGGCAAGAGCGGGCGCTCGCGGAGACGTTCCTCGATGCCTACCTGGCCAGTCCCGATGCTCCCGAAGTCGATCCCATCCTGCTTGCGCGCTACGCCGGCTGTGAAGTCGTCCGCCGGCTCATCGGCGTCGCCCAACTCCCCATCGAGCCCACGCACTATGGTTTCCGCGCCGACCTGCTCCAAGCGGCCCGCGCTACAGCGATCTCGGGGCGTTACGGGTTACTGTGGTCGTAATAAAAAAGCCTCGGGCCAATACCCGAGGCTTTGACAAACGCTTTATGCAACGAGGGCGGGTCACATCTTGTCGATATCGACTGGCTTGAGCCAGGGCATCATGGCCCGGAGTTCCTTGCCGACCTTCTCGACCGCGTGGCCCTTGTTTTCTTCGCGCTGCTTCTTAAACCACGGGAAGCCCTTGGCGTAGTCATCGCGGAAGGCCTTGGCGAACCCGCCGTCCTGGATGTGCTTGAGGGCGGCTTCCATTCGCTTCTTGGTTTCGTCGTCGCAGATCTTCGGGCCGGTGTAGTAGTCGCCGAACTCCGCGGTGTTCGAGATCGAGTACCGCATGTAGTCGAGCCCGCCGCGCTTGATCAGGTTGATGATCAGCTCCAACTCGTGGCAGACCTCAAAATACGCCAGCTCGGGCGGGTACCCG
This region includes:
- a CDS encoding methyl-accepting chemotaxis protein; the encoded protein is MFDLAVVGVGFGVAFAILAALWWQQKRLTIRFRLVVLCLVIGLLGTSMVGYLSVSKSRAALLAASQDKLETIRQLETKSVTSYFETIRDQMITFSSNEMIEEAVVSFSEAFSKVANETGQPGGVGSPAYQAISVYFDNEFRPRLEQAGVKYRGASAYVPASPNAVMLQAMYLTNNPNPVGSKHGLNRAPEQTTYNQVHEHYHPTVRKYLESFGYYDIFLFDLEGNLVYSVFKETDYATNFLNGPYKDTNFAKVYRQALTLDDPDAYAFVDFAPYKPSYGAPASFIASPIFKDGQRVGVAVFQMPVERINSITASAAGLGETGKSYLVGADGLLRTQDRLVEENTILVAKASWSFLSSAISGTIAAAVEEDAEGVTKLISYGPVEVLSETWVLVTEIELDEALGPAKSLQTGILLTSAGIVVVVVIAALAFAFLMTRPIKQLVARLRDIAEGEGDLTVRVDESGVDELAELGKWFNKLFGRIHGVISEIAGASQEVASSATQIAASSEELATGFKNQNNQATQISAAAEEMSASIDEVARKANDASTSSSEAGKVAESGGTVVNEMVQAMREISEVVAAGSQRVEALGQRGQQIGEVIAVINDIADQTNLLALNAAIEAARAGEHGRGFAVVADEVRKLADRTTKATEEIADSIRAIQSETQEAVRGMNVGNERVGRGVDQAEQAGDSLRQIVGNTLQVGTMIQSIAASSREQSIASQEVSKNVEQITVIGQESSEAAQSAAEVASVLSGRAEQLQKLVRQFKL
- a CDS encoding polysaccharide biosynthesis protein, with the translated sequence MKTRRWLLAGSSLAVAQSLAALRLSEPDASPTILGVLLTRADSPKALHRDLSVPILGELADLASATRKHDPDGLLICLPQAMKPAINTLIAEATQLGLTWRYLSTMSDQLAGIISQAGTSNSPRIDLEALIGRSPTPLDEAGLTETITGRTVLITGAAGSIGSELARIAACFRPALLILADRSENGLFQIDGELARTHPELNRRAQIHDVTQKRANQELFDRLRPEIVLHAAAHKHVPLMEDHPTAALENNFYGTRWVVDAAIESGVKQLVMISTDKAVNPSSIMGASKRLAELYIQHRARQSKTTLAMVRFGNVLGSACSVLPIWSEQLAQGGPLTVTHQDMTRYFMTIPEAAGLVLQAAGYARGGEVFLLDMGQPIRILDLAHRYLRQQGIEPDVDLEVRITGPRPGEKLFEELAYRSEAMTPTPHPSIRIWQTAAPEPARIQQILKTFDRLRDGHGHGPWDGTPQEAAATALRTAIPEMVTALAAAG
- a CDS encoding PilZ domain-containing protein, translating into MSEPNQQETRREPRFSIPPMYTLLRARERGHKRYRWTGHIYDISLSGMRFELDSPLPNGQKVEIRGMLPGEHHTTFRATGHVVRQHGAEDNDPGPSRMALSFETFESQIDRRRLSEYLERVAGSRGLKVAA
- a CDS encoding GNAT family N-acetyltransferase → MVLLPPSHFTDVEGMFPEDGPNAAMLHATLEGRVPGRVLVDDAQRPSCALVQADYYGFTFPSRPMPPSFLKEGIERLLEDGPVLLVWPSESDVPAASVDPPVAGLTLERVMLRGFDVSSMPLHGVQVPEGCMLSPMDSGLVPRCVWHDQLMRAMGSIDRFLTYGLGVCLLRDDTILSEAYMCFWGSGVAEIGVVTHPDHRRQGFGVLTARHLIELCEERGLDVYTTCYAANEPLRRVAVQVGLTEEVPYLLHVYGAASAEDFETIIASEKSQSPDRA
- a CDS encoding YqgE/AlgH family protein; the protein is MMQSLKGQLLVAVTDLRDPNFARTITLIVEHNDEGALGLTLNRPTDTTFQEVWDEISGTPSVIDDVIYRGGPCEGPLMVLHTDPRQADQTVMDGIYFTTEEEEVMSIVAEPAGRCRFFVGYAGWSASQLERELEAGSWLYAPATADHIFLEDERHWLRLHHQISLSRSGVTRIPVAHLPADPSVN
- a CDS encoding TatD family hydrolase; the protein is MIDTHCHLTYDGLAERLDEVLAGAQQDGVDTMISIGTTLTDSASALQVAEHHAHVHATVGVHPHHAAQVGDEQAFLDEFRRLAHRQGVVSLGEMGLDCHYDDPPLTTQERAFALQLGLAAESGLDKLPIVIHNREATDRTIAMVRESGLDPRRFVFHCFTGTVDELNKVLDLGVYVGFTGIVTFRSAAALAEASDRVPIDRLLVETDSPYLTPEPHRKVRPNEPRYVTHVARFLAKRRKMSFEAFVQQVDDNARRFYRLTKND
- a CDS encoding DUF255 domain-containing protein; this encodes MKQFPSNRLARETSPYLLQHAHNPVDWYPWGPEAFERSRAEERPIFLSIGYSTCYWCHVMEREVFEKPAMAELMNRHFINIKVDREERPDVDDVYMAAVQAMTRRGGWPMSVFLTPPGAKGRDDRGLRPFWCATYIPPGPAHGMPGFPQVIDGLSNAWASRRDEVLEQADQLAAMVTQQLEQRDESGEMGLASLEASADQLRRMLDHQHGGTGGSPKFPQASLLGFQLAISRQDDRLREHLHQTLDRMARGGIYDQIGGGFHRYAVDERWLVPHFEKMLYDNGQLLWLYAAALEAEPDHPNAGLYTLVIRETAAYLKREMLDKSGAFWSAQDAEVDAREGGNYLWRLEELDGVFTDPELRGFAERLLGLDLGVNFQDPHHDDDPPANVLFMPQPFAEIARREDLSLESFLTLRQQVRETMRQTRDQRKQPGTDDKVLVCWNGLAIAGLARSGRILNDPSLTEMAKVASEAILQHMTRDDGGLYRTMRSGQKQIPAFLDDYAFMISGLIELLRADPSHDTLSHALRLLDRVNRHFAAPAGGYFDTSEGHNELFVRTCSRYDGALPTGNAQMAHNLIDLYELTQDQNHLDAARSLISANAESLDQMGIGMVHLQHALHRFLAHEPNVTRPAPRKAHRQGPVTARLESVERDQQHGRIDAVLIVEIEEGFHVYAPGGEANELQPITVRLSEAHSSWHLMADWPTPTPQDNRLSSEPLSVYEGVVRVPLRLQGPASADEPVIVLSHQACSGSECQAPEKHRLILPMETRA
- a CDS encoding MIP family channel protein, translated to MTQKTLPLRGALLGELLGTFLLVFFGVGSVHVAVLTGDLVGIGQVAAVWGLAVSLAIYASASMSGAHLNPAVTLAFASLRDFQMRRVVPYIVAQTTGAFVAAALLHVMFSGMIQAYHAEHAIDMQSAGGAATAMLYGEYFPNPVGDPAWTERWDELSTGGAFLAEMLGTALLVGMIFTLTDPRNKMAPGPAGVPVAIALALAAIICLIAPLTQAGLNPARDFGPRVFAYFAGWGPTALPGPRGGFWIYLLAPVVGGLLGGVLWDRVFRPAPVRE
- a CDS encoding phosphotransferase, giving the protein MTPDAWRQKNPEFPWLDSEDLGFLQRILARLDVIDSDTPVTAAEKAGEGNMNLTLRVTTPSDSVIVKQSRPWVEKYPQIEAPWDRAISEKRFYQAVSRIKGVEERMPELLAFDDDARILVLEDLGPAADFTDVYQGIPLGDDELRDLGTFAAALHTVEHRATDDHLANRAMRKLNHQHIFVIPLQPGGVAGMGLDLDDLEPGLADAASLTQTDGRFVEIALETGDRYLSDGTRLVHGDYFPGSFLRTETRGVFVIDPEFGYLGDPSFDLGVFIAHLALARQERALAETFLDAYLASPDAPEVDPILLARYAGCEVVRRLIGVAQLPIEPTHYGFRADLLQAARATAISGRYGLLWS